One Paenibacillus sp. FSL H7-0737 DNA segment encodes these proteins:
- a CDS encoding ATP-dependent DNA helicase — protein sequence MPDQILEVGLLATQYPFEYDRTRPFMEQVGEWVGDVFYEILPEAGFEVRDEQIYMAFQVERAFAEKKTIFAEAGVGTGKTLVYLLYSICYARYMGKPAIIACADESLIEQLVKPEGDIAKLAKHLNMNIDARLAKSPDKYMCLKKLDHARNNDDGSLPLESLYGTLPDFVHSHAPMQQFHAYGDRRDYPDLNDEQWNKINWDTFQDCFTCDMRHRCGQTLSRDHYRKSSDLIICSHDYYMEHVWTYEARKREGQIPLLPEHCAVVFDEGHLLESAAMKALGYKMKHVVFEELISRLLQNEIRETLAVLIDEAIMQSEQMFKHIRRQCRTIPGSDRKSIELNASLIREVHRMRSVIAAIEEELVFESGLYTIDEYQLRIVEERLETIEIALRLFEDSGALICWATEDSDGLTLSVMPRNVKEVLQDSLFTQKMPIVFSSATLSVDKSFQYLKDSLGIHDFLSFSVDSPYDYEHQMNIYVPELQSGDFTEKMKISLKLIQQTEGRALLLFRTREELLQFKQLSSQRAESSKYSFLYEGDQEISYLISAFQRDEHSVLCAVTLWEGLDIPGPSLSNVIIWSLPYPPLDPVFMAKRAETSNPFEDVDLPYMLLRLKQGMGRLIRTGTDQGIVTVLAEAEGQHPVHEYITSVLPKGTKLQKLEV from the coding sequence ATGCCTGATCAAATATTGGAGGTAGGCTTGTTGGCGACACAGTATCCTTTTGAATATGATCGGACCAGACCTTTTATGGAGCAAGTAGGGGAATGGGTCGGCGATGTATTCTATGAAATTCTTCCTGAGGCAGGGTTTGAAGTTCGTGATGAACAGATTTACATGGCGTTTCAGGTGGAGCGAGCTTTTGCTGAGAAGAAGACGATTTTTGCTGAGGCAGGGGTCGGTACGGGTAAGACTTTAGTGTATTTGTTGTATAGCATTTGTTATGCAAGGTATATGGGCAAACCTGCGATTATCGCCTGTGCGGACGAGTCCTTGATTGAGCAGTTGGTGAAGCCAGAGGGTGATATTGCCAAGCTTGCGAAGCATCTGAATATGAATATTGATGCCAGACTAGCGAAATCTCCAGATAAATATATGTGTCTGAAAAAGCTGGATCATGCTCGCAACAATGATGATGGGAGCTTGCCGCTGGAGAGTTTATATGGTACTTTACCTGATTTTGTGCATTCTCATGCACCGATGCAGCAGTTCCATGCCTACGGCGACCGTAGGGATTATCCAGATCTGAATGATGAACAATGGAATAAGATCAACTGGGATACGTTTCAGGATTGTTTTACTTGTGATATGCGTCATCGCTGTGGACAAACGTTGTCCCGTGATCATTACCGGAAATCAAGCGACCTGATCATTTGTTCCCACGATTATTACATGGAGCATGTCTGGACTTATGAAGCGCGTAAACGAGAGGGTCAAATTCCTCTGCTTCCAGAGCATTGTGCAGTTGTTTTTGACGAAGGGCATTTGTTAGAATCTGCTGCCATGAAGGCGTTAGGCTATAAAATGAAGCATGTTGTCTTTGAAGAACTAATCTCTCGTCTGCTACAGAATGAGATTCGTGAAACGCTTGCTGTTCTTATCGATGAAGCAATTATGCAAAGTGAGCAAATGTTTAAACACATTCGTCGTCAATGCCGCACCATTCCTGGATCGGATCGAAAAAGCATTGAGCTAAATGCATCGCTAATCCGTGAGGTGCATCGCATGCGTAGTGTAATTGCCGCTATTGAAGAAGAATTAGTATTCGAAAGTGGACTGTACACGATTGATGAATATCAATTGCGGATTGTGGAAGAACGTTTGGAGACCATAGAGATCGCATTGAGGTTGTTTGAGGATTCAGGTGCATTAATCTGCTGGGCGACAGAAGATAGCGATGGCTTAACGCTATCTGTCATGCCGCGTAATGTTAAGGAAGTACTTCAAGACAGTTTATTCACGCAAAAAATGCCAATCGTATTCTCTTCGGCTACATTATCCGTGGATAAATCATTCCAATACTTGAAGGATAGTCTTGGAATACACGACTTCCTGTCTTTCTCTGTAGACTCACCTTATGATTATGAGCACCAGATGAATATCTATGTACCTGAGCTTCAGAGCGGTGATTTTACTGAGAAAATGAAGATCTCCCTGAAGCTAATTCAGCAGACAGAAGGAAGAGCCCTGTTGTTATTCCGTACTCGAGAAGAACTTCTGCAGTTCAAGCAGCTCAGCTCGCAGAGAGCAGAATCCAGCAAGTATTCTTTCCTCTATGAAGGGGATCAGGAGATCAGCTATCTGATCTCAGCTTTTCAACGGGATGAGCATAGTGTGCTTTGTGCGGTGACGCTGTGGGAAGGATTAGATATACCAGGACCTTCACTATCTAATGTGATCATTTGGTCGCTACCTTATCCTCCGCTCGACCCTGTATTTATGGCAAAACGTGCGGAGACCTCCAATCCTTTTGAAGATGTGGATTTGCCTTACATGCTGCTAAGACTTAAACAAGGAATGGGACGTCTGATCAGAACGGGTACGGACCAAGGAATTGTGACAGTGCTTGCGGAAGCTGAAGGACAACATCCCGTTCACGAGTATATTACTTCTGTACTACCGAAGGGAACTAAGCTCCAGAAGCTTGAAGTGTAA
- a CDS encoding YeiH family protein, with product MGDSQGLYQSNNKKQVGFALGIGLTLIIALVAKYLAGFPFLSIMGQLVIAILIGIIWRATVGVPGTITHGTDFSSKKLLRLGIILLGMRLNLMDIVAAGPRVFLLAVIVIVFTISVVYGLARLFKVDKRLSILTACGTAICGAAAVVAIAPQIKAKDDETAIGAAIVAILGTIFTLLYTFLYPLLGLSNLGYGVFSGATLHEIAHVIAAADAGGSAAVDMAVIVKLTRVALLVPVAILIGVWTNRAERKVQGGQSKASWKSIPIPWFILGFLLVSGVNSLGIVSASVANGIVTIAYMLIAMAMAGLGLNVDLAAFRRLGMKSFAAGLIGSVLLSLVGFTLVHWFGLA from the coding sequence ATGGGGGATTCACAGGGATTATACCAATCGAACAATAAGAAACAAGTTGGTTTTGCACTTGGCATTGGGTTAACCTTAATCATTGCATTAGTCGCAAAATATTTAGCTGGCTTTCCTTTTCTCTCTATTATGGGCCAATTGGTCATTGCCATCTTAATCGGAATTATTTGGCGGGCAACAGTTGGAGTGCCGGGTACGATCACCCATGGCACTGATTTTTCCAGCAAAAAGCTGCTACGTCTAGGGATTATCCTACTCGGTATGCGGCTGAATTTAATGGATATTGTTGCTGCAGGTCCACGGGTATTTCTACTGGCTGTGATTGTGATCGTATTTACGATCTCTGTTGTATACGGACTTGCCCGACTATTCAAGGTTGATAAGCGACTCAGTATCTTAACAGCCTGTGGAACAGCGATCTGCGGTGCGGCAGCGGTGGTGGCGATTGCTCCACAAATCAAAGCCAAAGACGACGAAACTGCGATTGGCGCAGCGATAGTTGCAATTTTAGGTACAATATTCACGTTGCTATACACATTTTTGTATCCTTTACTAGGCTTATCGAATCTAGGCTATGGGGTTTTCTCTGGAGCGACCTTACATGAAATTGCTCACGTCATTGCAGCAGCAGATGCAGGTGGGAGTGCAGCAGTAGATATGGCGGTTATCGTCAAATTGACTCGGGTGGCCTTACTCGTTCCTGTCGCTATCTTAATTGGGGTTTGGACCAATCGTGCAGAAAGAAAAGTGCAAGGTGGACAGTCTAAAGCCTCATGGAAAAGCATTCCTATTCCTTGGTTTATTCTAGGCTTCTTACTTGTCAGTGGTGTGAATTCATTAGGGATCGTATCTGCATCAGTGGCAAATGGAATCGTAACGATAGCTTATATGCTAATCGCTATGGCGATGGCTGGACTTGGTTTAAACGTTGACTTGGCGGCATTTAGACGACTGGGGATGAAATCTTTTGCAGCAGGGCTTATAGGTTCGGTCTTGTTGTCCTTAGTTGGATTTACATTAGTTCACTGGTTTGGTCTGGCGTGA
- a CDS encoding MerR family transcriptional regulator — protein MKYCIGEFASILGVTADTLRLYEKHDIVRPTKDNSNNYRYFNDLDARDLLMSRWYRSIGIPLPEVANLMKESSLEQVMGRMQETALNLEEEIKQKTMLLNKMNEIHKELRGLESSLYTCKLKQLPGMYRLKQTDKNALIKNDMVKSLVNTWMDLLPYAFYSFRIEDTDNFVSENNNFDYSWGLTLLEEEAQKFEMDSEEYAEYISPSHCISATILCPDEKYITKNSLEFMIDYIEANHYAIAGDVVGKLLLTEKIEGQNRFYLEVNIPIQ, from the coding sequence TTGAAATATTGCATAGGGGAATTTGCTTCCATTCTCGGTGTGACTGCGGATACGCTGAGGTTATACGAGAAACATGATATTGTTAGGCCCACTAAAGATAACAGCAATAATTACAGATATTTTAATGATTTAGATGCAAGAGATTTGCTAATGAGTAGATGGTACAGAAGTATAGGGATTCCATTGCCTGAAGTGGCAAACCTGATGAAGGAGTCTTCCTTAGAACAAGTTATGGGTAGGATGCAAGAAACAGCGTTGAATTTAGAAGAAGAGATCAAGCAGAAGACGATGCTGCTTAATAAGATGAATGAAATTCATAAAGAACTCAGGGGATTAGAGTCCTCTTTATATACGTGTAAACTTAAACAACTGCCAGGTATGTACAGACTAAAGCAAACGGATAAGAATGCATTAATAAAAAATGATATGGTTAAAAGTTTGGTCAACACTTGGATGGATTTACTTCCTTATGCATTTTATTCTTTTAGAATTGAAGATACAGATAACTTTGTCAGCGAAAACAATAATTTTGATTACAGCTGGGGCCTTACCTTACTAGAGGAAGAAGCGCAAAAATTCGAAATGGATAGCGAAGAATATGCAGAGTATATTAGCCCAAGTCATTGTATCTCAGCTACCATATTATGTCCGGATGAAAAATATATCACGAAGAACTCTTTGGAGTTCATGATCGACTATATCGAGGCTAATCATTATGCCATAGCGGGAGATGTGGTCGGGAAATTATTGCTTACTGAGAAAATCGAAGGCCAGAATAGATTTTATTTGGAAGTGAATATCCCAATCCAATAG
- a CDS encoding FAD-dependent oxidoreductase, with amino-acid sequence MRNRNFVKKMLMLSFCMVLIVSMLSGCTGNGESANSSSSSFKAGTFTGEAEGKEGIIKVEVTMDEPDKIKDIKIVSQSETGGLGDSALEKMKEQILEGQTLAVDAVSGASLSSEAMLAAVEDAVTKGGGNLEVLKAGGVKKAGEGKTEKLETDVVVVGAGASGVSAAVTAADKGAKVIIIEKTGVIGGASNLSWAGKFYNSSAATSNNLKVNVEKEIADWIVNNHWRVDAAAIRQYVTKSGETYDWLAEKGYKTSFLNFFGEQLHVLPAYETREETLRKMLSESVEQHGGQVITETTAKKLNTNEAGEVTGVVAEKADGTTLEISAKSVIMATGGYAANKEMVKEAFGFEGVNGGLGQNVGEGLEMAWEAGAKVPDNFGGQMLHQTLARATQGLKAQYEPFEASYPLMLTYLPNFMNVGTSGARFRDEAATLTSVAAANTSAFNGPYHMVIVSKSQLDALQTKGMNGVHAPSLPGMPPEFYAEFADQFTLENTWANVGKVFDSMVENGDGFKGNTIEELATNAGMDVDVFVENYNSYKEATKTGVDSEFGKAAEYLEPMGEEGPYYAIIAEINNLGSVGGLLVNTKFQVLNDKRTPVKGLFAVGLESEGVLFNDTYVGNGVGIGYSFTSGRLGGESAANSALTAN; translated from the coding sequence ATGCGGAACAGAAATTTCGTTAAGAAAATGCTCATGTTATCTTTTTGTATGGTGCTGATCGTTTCCATGCTGAGCGGATGTACGGGAAATGGGGAGTCGGCTAATTCGTCGTCATCGTCCTTTAAAGCGGGTACGTTCACTGGGGAAGCGGAAGGTAAAGAGGGAATTATTAAGGTAGAAGTAACTATGGATGAGCCCGATAAAATTAAAGATATTAAGATTGTAAGCCAATCGGAAACAGGGGGCCTAGGCGATAGCGCACTTGAAAAAATGAAAGAACAAATTCTAGAAGGTCAAACCTTGGCGGTTGATGCTGTTAGTGGTGCCAGTCTTTCCAGTGAAGCCATGCTTGCCGCTGTAGAGGATGCCGTAACCAAAGGTGGAGGAAATCTTGAAGTCCTCAAAGCTGGAGGTGTCAAAAAAGCCGGTGAAGGGAAAACAGAAAAACTGGAAACCGACGTTGTTGTAGTGGGCGCTGGAGCATCCGGTGTATCTGCGGCGGTTACAGCAGCTGATAAAGGTGCGAAGGTTATTATTATAGAAAAAACTGGTGTCATCGGGGGAGCAAGTAATCTGTCATGGGCAGGTAAGTTCTACAACTCCTCTGCCGCTACTAGTAATAATCTAAAAGTAAATGTGGAAAAAGAAATTGCGGATTGGATTGTCAACAATCACTGGAGAGTGGATGCAGCAGCGATTAGACAATATGTTACTAAATCCGGTGAAACTTACGATTGGTTAGCCGAAAAAGGATATAAAACTAGCTTCCTGAACTTCTTCGGTGAACAATTACATGTGCTGCCGGCTTATGAAACCCGTGAAGAGACCCTTCGGAAAATGTTGTCCGAATCAGTTGAACAACATGGCGGACAAGTGATCACAGAAACGACTGCCAAGAAGCTGAATACGAATGAAGCTGGAGAAGTTACGGGCGTAGTCGCTGAGAAAGCAGACGGTACAACGCTAGAAATCTCAGCGAAGAGTGTCATAATGGCAACGGGTGGTTATGCCGCAAATAAAGAGATGGTTAAAGAGGCTTTTGGTTTCGAAGGGGTTAACGGTGGATTAGGACAAAACGTAGGGGAAGGTCTCGAAATGGCATGGGAAGCTGGAGCCAAGGTACCGGACAACTTCGGTGGACAAATGCTTCACCAAACATTAGCTAGAGCAACCCAAGGTCTAAAAGCACAATATGAGCCTTTTGAAGCAAGTTATCCACTAATGTTGACTTATCTTCCGAATTTCATGAATGTAGGTACTTCTGGCGCAAGATTCAGAGATGAAGCAGCGACTCTAACTTCGGTTGCAGCAGCGAATACAAGTGCATTTAATGGACCCTATCATATGGTTATTGTCTCGAAATCCCAATTGGATGCACTTCAGACCAAAGGAATGAACGGTGTTCATGCACCAAGTCTTCCAGGAATGCCACCGGAATTCTATGCTGAATTTGCGGATCAATTTACACTTGAGAACACTTGGGCAAATGTCGGGAAAGTATTTGATTCGATGGTGGAGAACGGAGATGGCTTCAAAGGAAATACGATTGAAGAATTAGCTACGAATGCAGGAATGGATGTTGACGTGTTTGTAGAAAATTACAATAGTTATAAAGAAGCGACAAAAACTGGTGTTGACTCTGAATTTGGTAAAGCTGCTGAGTATTTAGAACCTATGGGTGAAGAAGGTCCATATTATGCAATCATAGCTGAGATCAATAACTTGGGTTCTGTTGGGGGCTTGCTAGTAAATACAAAGTTCCAAGTTCTGAATGATAAACGGACGCCAGTGAAAGGATTGTTTGCTGTGGGTCTTGAATCTGAAGGCGTGTTGTTTAACGATACTTATGTTGGAAACGGCGTTGGTATTGGGTACTCCTTTACCTCAGGTCGTCTTGGCGGGGAGAGCGCGGCAAACAGTGCTTTGACAGCTAATTAA
- a CDS encoding MarR family winged helix-turn-helix transcriptional regulator has protein sequence MDNHLQEMNLIDLLSEKHLALRKIVTDQDPDQINKTESHILAVLEKHEMLTISEISRIIHISRQGTHKSIQGLLSLNYVEAVEVKGNQRDKNIILTQKGIECNQRMMITKIELEQRIASKLGAANVEHLKSLLKEEWL, from the coding sequence ATGGATAACCATCTGCAAGAAATGAATCTTATTGATTTACTTAGTGAGAAACATCTAGCCCTACGTAAAATAGTGACTGACCAAGACCCGGACCAAATTAATAAGACTGAATCCCATATCCTAGCAGTTCTTGAAAAACATGAAATGCTCACAATCTCAGAAATCAGTAGAATTATTCATATTTCAAGACAGGGTACGCATAAAAGTATTCAAGGACTGTTATCCCTCAACTATGTAGAAGCCGTGGAGGTCAAAGGAAATCAACGTGACAAAAACATCATCCTTACCCAGAAGGGTATCGAATGCAATCAAAGAATGATGATCACCAAAATCGAATTAGAGCAAAGAATCGCTAGCAAGCTTGGGGCAGCTAACGTAGAGCATCTCAAATCTTTGTTAAAAGAGGAATGGCTCTAA
- a CDS encoding DUF2798 domain-containing protein, whose translation MGRNKKEALLFTFIMCALMVLGMSIYNVALMEGWSGTLVKDVIIGYVPAFVVAFILDVFVVGKVAKGIAHKLVKENDPMIKKIMFISFFMVTGMVLFMSFYGAVLHVGFTSALPMAYLSAIGKNFIVALPLQILLVGPLTRFIFVKITPATA comes from the coding sequence ATGGGAAGAAACAAAAAAGAAGCATTATTATTTACATTCATCATGTGTGCTTTGATGGTGCTGGGTATGAGCATTTACAATGTAGCGCTGATGGAGGGCTGGTCAGGTACGTTAGTTAAAGATGTGATCATCGGCTACGTACCTGCGTTTGTAGTTGCTTTTATTCTGGATGTCTTTGTTGTAGGGAAAGTTGCGAAAGGGATCGCACATAAGCTGGTAAAAGAGAATGATCCGATGATCAAAAAAATCATGTTCATCTCCTTTTTTATGGTGACCGGAATGGTGCTGTTTATGTCCTTCTATGGCGCAGTTCTTCATGTAGGGTTCACCTCAGCACTACCGATGGCTTATCTGTCTGCGATAGGTAAGAATTTCATTGTTGCACTTCCACTGCAAATTCTATTAGTCGGGCCTCTTACACGATTTATATTTGTGAAAATTACTCCTGCTACTGCATAG
- a CDS encoding choice-of-anchor I family protein, with protein sequence MKPTGKAIVSLMLTAEMLLGSAWMAGPAVAASVQSGTPYTADGQYNVKIPHIIVNQVYGGGNTADASGGFFSKGYIELYNPTDSDVSLVGWSVQYSDPKLAGQWSKLDLNGTIKAHSSYLITDDANNKDHKNDISAKGDQSWPGMYFNNKGMKVVLLSSTDLLQVVNPFQTMSSSYVDMIGVAANDDNAKIDGYETDYPTGKAEGTSKQKSVRRVGFVDSDNNKADFKQISFDALDASALALAKPHNSADGQWGINVGDLGIATQNLSEAKLGSPYSVTLSVYGGVQPYSFEATGLPDGLSLDAASGNISGTPTKVGAATVSIAVYDSSTPRKKTEAIVPLNVAEAAAPLTPDLLSVTKIGGYAVGVTNKDGGVAEIVKFNRDNGKFYLVNGSSHPATVDIVNLKDPSNPQKEYSINVEQLSEVDGFTYGDLTSVDINTATKRIAVAIQEEDAMKNGKVLVLDYDGKLLASYEAGVQPDMVKYTDDGRYILTADEAEPRTTVGDPEGSVTIIDTLKDTSIQVKFDNPDVIDDLVHIRGVADPVSKQITGKGEKKDAIRDLEPEFVVLSDDQTIAYVALQENNAIAAIDIASKQVLWVKGLGFKDLSLPNNALDLVKDNKVNLENVPFFGTYMPDGIDQYTVGGKSYLFTANEGDATEWDSKVNVSSVKKMKGSLDPESDAAKFLNKNKDKYDSVEVMSDMGNDGIYLYGGRSFSVWEADSMEQVYDSGSDFEKITGERLPEYFNASNSNTTMDNRSTKKGPEPEYVKVGKVGQKALAFIGLERIGGLMTYDVTNPEEPNFVNYINTRQFTPANTIETDTGPEGIEFISATSSPTGLPLVLVANEVGGTVAIYQLNVSKVTLNRTSLSLKVGEASATLEASVVPAEGGSNVVTWSSSNPSVASVDNNGKVTPLAKGTAVISTYSADGYGVAESTVTVSAADPVISNPGPGTTVTTKDPVKQATTPAVTTEGNKIVVEVKASADAEGKLVASVTLDMVTEGLKSLANDANGQLIFRSKVNAASGEVLLNFPSSAFAALTGSTAKSVVVEAGASTITLDRNALLAVHTAAKGEDIKLSIGSVDTDGKGKAQAVVGSRPVINLAISAGSQRLSNLGAGFATITVPYTLGANEDANAVVAYDLTNAGQAVVLAGSSYNAAKGQLNFQTSQFSTYAVGYNKVSFSDIGSSFAKDSITYLAARDVITGIGEGKFGAKSQLTRADVTLLLARLAGVNLGAEEAGNFTDVKADDYYAAAVAWANRKEIVTGVSDGQFNPRANVTREQVSVMIVRLAKAMNWTLPVSGDKSAFADQKSISSYALEAAAAAQQAGIISGKPVAEITGLNFAPKDTATREEIAQMLAKLLKLSQS encoded by the coding sequence TTGAAACCCACAGGTAAAGCTATTGTTTCTCTTATGCTTACAGCTGAGATGTTGTTAGGTTCCGCTTGGATGGCAGGTCCAGCAGTGGCTGCATCCGTTCAATCAGGTACGCCTTATACGGCAGATGGTCAATACAATGTGAAGATTCCTCATATTATTGTTAATCAAGTTTATGGTGGGGGTAACACTGCCGATGCATCAGGTGGATTTTTCTCGAAAGGTTACATTGAATTATATAACCCAACCGATTCCGATGTGAGTTTAGTAGGTTGGTCTGTACAATATTCGGATCCTAAGCTCGCTGGACAATGGAGCAAGTTAGATTTGAACGGAACTATTAAAGCTCATTCTTCTTATCTCATCACCGATGATGCCAACAACAAGGATCACAAAAACGATATCAGTGCCAAAGGCGATCAGTCCTGGCCGGGGATGTATTTTAATAACAAAGGCATGAAGGTTGTTCTGCTAAGCAGTACAGACTTGCTGCAGGTTGTGAATCCATTTCAAACAATGTCAAGTAGTTACGTGGACATGATTGGTGTAGCAGCAAATGATGATAATGCTAAGATAGATGGATACGAGACGGACTATCCTACGGGGAAAGCGGAAGGTACTTCTAAACAAAAGTCTGTTCGACGCGTTGGTTTCGTAGATTCAGACAACAATAAAGCAGATTTCAAACAGATTAGCTTTGATGCCTTAGATGCTTCAGCTTTGGCCTTGGCAAAGCCGCATAACAGCGCAGATGGACAATGGGGAATAAATGTAGGCGATCTTGGCATCGCAACTCAGAATCTTTCAGAAGCAAAGCTCGGATCGCCTTATTCGGTAACATTGTCCGTTTATGGGGGAGTACAGCCTTATTCTTTTGAAGCTACGGGTTTACCGGACGGATTATCACTGGATGCAGCATCTGGGAATATTAGTGGAACTCCTACGAAAGTAGGGGCGGCCACCGTAAGTATCGCAGTGTATGACAGTTCGACACCCCGGAAGAAGACAGAAGCTATAGTACCACTGAATGTGGCGGAAGCCGCAGCACCTTTGACTCCAGATCTACTTAGTGTAACTAAGATCGGCGGATACGCTGTAGGCGTGACCAATAAAGATGGCGGCGTGGCGGAGATCGTGAAGTTTAACCGTGATAACGGCAAGTTCTACCTCGTTAATGGTTCATCTCACCCTGCAACAGTCGATATTGTGAATCTCAAGGACCCTTCTAATCCGCAAAAAGAATATAGTATAAATGTAGAACAGCTATCCGAAGTGGATGGATTTACATACGGAGACCTGACGAGTGTAGATATCAACACCGCTACTAAACGGATCGCTGTAGCCATTCAAGAAGAAGATGCTATGAAGAACGGTAAGGTTCTTGTACTCGATTATGATGGTAAATTGTTGGCTTCTTATGAAGCTGGAGTACAACCGGACATGGTGAAGTATACCGATGATGGCCGTTACATTTTGACAGCGGACGAAGCTGAACCACGCACGACTGTCGGTGATCCTGAAGGTAGTGTAACGATCATTGATACGCTCAAGGACACTTCGATTCAGGTGAAGTTCGATAACCCTGATGTAATTGACGATCTTGTCCATATTCGTGGAGTAGCTGATCCGGTATCTAAACAGATTACGGGCAAAGGCGAAAAAAAGGATGCGATACGTGATCTGGAGCCGGAGTTTGTGGTGCTTTCTGATGACCAGACCATTGCTTATGTAGCGCTTCAAGAGAATAATGCTATTGCTGCCATCGATATTGCCTCCAAGCAGGTTCTATGGGTTAAAGGATTAGGTTTCAAGGATTTAAGCCTTCCTAACAATGCTCTGGACCTGGTAAAAGATAATAAAGTGAATTTAGAAAATGTTCCATTCTTCGGTACGTATATGCCTGATGGTATAGATCAGTACACGGTCGGAGGTAAAAGTTATCTGTTCACGGCCAACGAAGGTGACGCAACGGAATGGGATAGTAAAGTGAACGTGAGCTCAGTCAAAAAAATGAAGGGCTCATTAGATCCGGAATCAGATGCGGCTAAGTTTCTGAATAAAAATAAAGATAAATATGATAGTGTAGAAGTTATGTCTGACATGGGCAATGATGGAATTTACTTGTACGGTGGCCGTTCATTTTCCGTTTGGGAAGCAGATTCGATGGAACAGGTCTACGATAGTGGCAGCGACTTTGAAAAGATTACCGGAGAACGCCTGCCAGAATATTTCAATGCAAGCAACAGTAACACGACCATGGATAACCGTAGTACCAAAAAAGGACCGGAGCCTGAGTATGTCAAGGTAGGCAAGGTTGGACAAAAAGCGCTGGCCTTTATTGGTCTTGAGCGAATCGGTGGTCTGATGACTTATGATGTGACGAATCCAGAGGAACCGAATTTTGTGAACTATATTAATACACGTCAATTCACACCTGCGAACACCATTGAAACGGACACTGGTCCAGAAGGTATCGAATTTATTTCGGCAACATCAAGCCCGACTGGATTGCCATTAGTACTCGTAGCGAATGAAGTTGGTGGTACGGTGGCCATTTATCAATTGAATGTCTCGAAGGTAACACTGAATCGGACTTCTTTGTCATTGAAGGTTGGCGAAGCTTCAGCAACGCTTGAGGCTAGCGTAGTTCCTGCTGAGGGTGGATCGAATGTGGTAACTTGGAGTTCTTCGAATCCAAGTGTTGCTTCCGTTGATAACAACGGAAAGGTCACTCCCTTGGCAAAGGGGACAGCGGTTATCTCCACCTATAGCGCAGATGGTTATGGCGTAGCTGAATCTACTGTGACCGTATCTGCAGCAGATCCGGTGATTTCAAATCCGGGACCTGGTACAACGGTAACGACTAAAGATCCAGTTAAACAGGCGACAACACCAGCTGTAACCACAGAAGGTAATAAGATTGTCGTAGAGGTTAAGGCTTCAGCGGATGCAGAAGGTAAGTTAGTTGCCTCCGTTACTTTGGATATGGTTACAGAGGGACTTAAGTCTCTGGCGAATGATGCTAATGGTCAGTTGATATTCCGCTCTAAGGTTAATGCAGCTTCAGGTGAAGTTCTACTTAACTTCCCATCGAGTGCTTTTGCGGCACTTACAGGTAGTACTGCAAAGTCAGTTGTAGTTGAAGCAGGAGCTAGTACGATAACATTGGATCGTAATGCACTCTTGGCTGTGCACACAGCAGCAAAGGGTGAGGACATTAAGCTGTCCATCGGCAGTGTGGACACGGATGGGAAAGGCAAAGCTCAGGCTGTGGTTGGCAGTCGTCCAGTAATAAACCTGGCGATTTCAGCTGGCAGTCAGCGTCTATCTAATCTAGGTGCTGGTTTTGCGACAATAACAGTGCCGTATACACTAGGAGCAAATGAAGATGCTAATGCAGTCGTAGCTTATGATTTGACGAATGCGGGGCAAGCGGTTGTACTAGCAGGCAGTAGCTATAACGCAGCAAAGGGACAACTGAATTTCCAAACTTCACAATTCTCCACGTATGCAGTAGGGTACAACAAAGTGAGCTTCTCTGATATTGGCAGCAGCTTTGCTAAAGATTCTATTACGTATTTGGCAGCTCGTGATGTAATTACCGGCATTGGCGAAGGTAAGTTCGGAGCTAAGAGTCAATTAACCAGAGCAGATGTTACCTTGCTCCTAGCACGATTGGCTGGTGTTAATCTGGGCGCAGAAGAAGCAGGAAACTTCACAGATGTTAAGGCTGACGATTATTATGCGGCAGCGGTAGCGTGGGCTAATCGCAAGGAAATTGTTACCGGAGTAAGTGATGGACAGTTCAATCCTCGGGCAAATGTAACTCGTGAGCAGGTCTCTGTCATGATCGTGCGATTAGCGAAAGCTATGAACTGGACATTGCCTGTAAGTGGCGACAAGTCAGCTTTTGCGGATCAGAAGTCGATAAGCTCTTATGCTCTTGAAGCAGCCGCAGCTGCTCAGCAGGCAGGAATTATTTCAGGCAAGCCTGTTGCAGAAATTACGGGGCTTAACTTTGCTCCAAAAGATACAGCGACTCGTGAAGAAATAGCTCAAATGTTAGCGAAGCTGTTAAAGCTGAGTCAATCTTAA